TCTCGAGGCGGCTGCGTTCGCAGCTGCCGAACAGTACCTCACAATCCGTCCTTTGGACGGAGTATTCTGTGGAGGTGGGTCATGAGACCCAAGGATCTGTTGGTGGCGTCTTACGATTCCGTGAAGAAGACGGCGGTCATCACGCCGATTCCTCCCGAGGGATGGATTACCGTGTGTGGCGCAAGTTGCCGCATGAATGTGGAGACAGGCGAGGGCATCCATGCACTCGTCGTCGTTCCCGAGGAAGGATCCAAGGACGTCATCGCTCTCGTGGTTAGCTACTTGCCGCCTATCGGGAAGTATGGGCATCGCGAGGATCAGTGCTTCTTCATTGAGGTGACGGGCGGCGTGGACAAGCCGGTGGATCTCGAAGATGTGTGGATTCCTCCCGCCGATCGCCTCGCCACGGTGACAGATTCGTCAGTGATGGTGGAGATCGAGGGCGTGCGCTACATTGGACATAGGTACCCGAATTGCGGGGGCGCGTCGTCCGGCTACTACGTAGGCCCGAACCTGCTCTGCAAGTATCTCGCGGGCAAGGTCACGGCCGAGGAGGTGAAGGCGGCCGCGAAGGAGTTCAAGAAGGACGAGCTGTTCCTCTCTCAGAAGGAGCAGAAGAAGCTCCTCGCGGAGGCGGAGTGGCTCCGGAATGAGAACATCTCCATGAGCGAGCGTGCGCGGATGGCGGAACAGCTGGCGCGTGGTCTCAATCATGAGCTCCATGAGATGCGCAAGAAGCTCGGCGAATTCCCTGTCGAGATGGCGGAGCTCCGGCGCATCTCGATCGGGTTTCACGATGCGGCGAAACGTCAGTGGTTCAAGTCGAAGGCGCTTCGGAGGGCCATCGCAGACCACAAGGCTTACCATCGTATCTAGCGAGGCCAACGGGACCAAGTAGGTCCCCAAGCGAAAACAGGCCCGACGTCAGTAACCATTCTGACGTCGGGCTCTTCATTTTTATTGGGACTTACGCAATCGGTGTCATTCCCGCGAAAGCGGGAATCTAGAGCTTTCAAAAATGACGTATTACTGGATTCCCGCTTTCGCGGGAATGACAGAAAAGCGCAACCCCTTTATTTTCTCAAATCACCGTGTTATAGTATTGTCTTACGTAGTGGAAACGCCCTTCGACAAGCTCAGGGTATAAATAATATGAAACGCGAAAACATCCGAAACATCGCCATCATCGCCCACGTTGACCACGGCAAAACCACGCTCGTGGACGCGATGCTCAAACAAATGCACGCCGACCGCCACATTGAAGACATGGGCGAGCTTATTATGGATTCCATGGATCAGGAGCGCGAGCGCGGCATTACCATCAAAGCCAAGAATGCGAGCATCATGTATGGCGACATCAAAATCAACATTATTGATACGCCGGGCCACGCGGACTTCGGCGGCGAGGTGGAGCGCACGCTTCGCATGGCGGACGGTGTATTACTGCTCGTTGACGCGAAAGAAGGTCCGATGCCGCAGACGCGGTTTGTGTTAAAGAAAGCATTGGAGTTGGGGCTCAAAGCAATCGTGGTCATCAATAAAATTGATAAGCCCGATGCGCGGCCGACATTCGCGGTGAATAAGACATTTGATTTATTTGTGGAGCTGGGAGCCAGTCACGAACAGTTGGATTTCCAGATAGTCTACGCCATCGGCATTCAGGGCACAGCGACGCTGGATGAGCATGTGCCGGGCAAGGACTTAACGCCGCTGTTTGACACGGTGGTAAAATATATTCCCGCCCCCGAAGTGAATCTTGAGGGGCCATTGCAAATGCTCGTGCTCGCGCTTGCCTATGACGATTACAAAGGTAAAATGGCAATCGGGAAAATAAAATCAGGGAAAATAAACGAAAATGAAACCGTGGCGCGTATTATGCACGATGGGAAGGTGGTAAAAGCAAAAGTGACGGCGCTTTTGGCATTTGAGGGGTTGAAAAAAGTAAATGTGCCCGATGCCTTGGCGGGGGACATTGTTTCCATCGCCGGTTTTGATGAGGTGCAAATCGGGGAAACCATCGCGTCCGCGGAAACTCCGGTTGCCTTGCCGCCGATTAAAGTGGAAGAGCCGACGGTGAAAATGACTTTTGGCGTCAACACCTCTCCATTTGCCGGCAGAGAAGGAAAGTATATCACTTCGCGTAATTTGCGCGAGCGGTTGTTTAAAGAATTGGAAACCAATGTCGCCTTGCGCGTGGAAGAAACCGCGGCGCCTGATCAGTTTTTAGTTTCCGGTCGCGGAGAGTTGCATTTGGCCGTGGTTATTGAATCCATGCGCCGTGAAGGGTATGAGTTGCAGGTGTCTCAGCCGGAGGTAATTGTTAAGGAAATTGAAGGCAAGAAGATGGAGCCGTTTGAACGGCTGGTGGTGGAAATTCCCGGCGACTATCAGGGAGTAGTGATCGAAGAAGTAGGGAAGCGCGGCGGAGAATTGAAAAACGTCATGAATGGCGAACACGAGGTGGAGCTGGAATACATCATCCCGACACGCGGACTCATCGGGATTAAATCACTGCTTATGACGCGGACGAAAGGCCTCATTATTATGCACAGCATTTTTGAGGCGTATAAACCGATGCTCGGCGAAATGCAGCGCCGGTTGCTCGGCTCCATTGTTTCAACCGATACGGGAATCGTGCGCGCGTACGCGGTGGAAAACGCGCAGGACCGCGGTACCTTGTTTGTCGGTCCGGGCGATGAGGTATACGAAGGACAGGTTGTTGGACAGAACTCCCGCGAGTTTGATATGGAACTGAATCCTTGCAAAGAAAAAGAACTTTCTAACATGCGTTCGCGCGGAGCGGGGAAATTGATTCCGCTGACTCCGCCGCACCGTATGTCGCTTGAAGCGGGGCTTGAATACATCAGTCGCGATGAGCTTGTTGAGGCAACGCCGAAAAGTATCCGATTGCGGAAGAGCGTACTCAAGTTGATCAATAGGCAAAAAGTGCGCCGATCATCGGACAACTAGCATCGCGCAAAAACCAACACCCCCGTATAGTGGGGGGTGTCGTTGTTCGCGTACACAGTTTAGTTTTGTTATATTAAAAATATATGAATATAAAAAATATTAGGAACCTTTTTACCACGGTCGCGTTGGCGTCGTCGTTCGTCGCGGGTTTTGTCGGTATCGCGGGGGCGCAGGTGGCGTCGCCGGTTATTACAGAAGTTGCCACCGGTTGTCAGCACTCGCTTGCGTTGACGTCCGGAGGAACCGTTTTCGGATGGGGCAGGAATGATTATGGTCAGGTAGGGGACAATACAATAGTAAACCGTTCAACCCCGACACCAATCTCGGGTTTGAATGGCGTTATCGGAATTGGGGCCGGATGTTATCACTCGGTCGCGGTGAAGTCCGACGGCACGGTTTGGGAATGGGGTTCGATGAATGGTAAGCGCATTCCGACGCAAATTCCCGGTATAACCGGAGTTACCGCGGTTGCCGGTGGTGGCGGTGGCGGCACTGCCGGTGGTGGTTATGACTATTCAATCGCGCTTAAAAACGACGGTACGGTGTGGGCATGGGGGAGCAATATATATGGAAAACTCGGAGATGGAACAACTCTTAACAGGGAAACTCCGGGCCAAGTTCTTAATCTTACAGGGATAACAAAAATTTCCGCAGTAGCGTTGGCGGAACATTCTCTTGCGCTTAAAAACGACGGTACGGTGTGGGCATGGGGAAGAAATAACAGAGGAGAAATCGGTAATGGAACCGGCGGAACCGGACAATTTCAGGCGACACCGGTTCAGGTTTCAAACATTACGGGCGTAGTGGATATCAGCTCCGGTTTCGCGCACTCCTCCGCGGTGACGGGTGACGGGCTGGTGTGGCAGTGGGGATGGAACCGCAGGGGAGAGTACGGCAACGGCACAGGTTCCGATTCTAATATTCCATTACAAACTCCGCCCGGCTTTAACACGGGTAGCAGAATAGCCGGTGGCGTTGCGCATACGCTTATTCTTGAGAATGACAGCGATGTTTGGGGTTCCGGTGAAAATGTCAGCGGACAACTCGGCAACGGCACATTTGTGAATACGCTTACTCCGGTACAGACAGTGATTAGTGGAGTTGCGGCTATCGCGACGGGCGGTAATCAATTTTGCGGAGCTGCCTGCAGTTGGTTCGGTCACTCGTTGGCGATAAAATCCGATACCACCGTCTGGGGCTGGGGATATAACGCGAATGGTCAGGTGGGGGACGGGACGCTCACGAATCGGAATGTTCCGGTGCAGATTTTCTTCGTGCCACTGGTGGATGTGACCCCGCCGACCGCGCCAACCAATGTTGCCGCGAGCGCGTTAAGCAGCGCGCAAATCAACGTAACATGGGGTCCGTCAACCGATAACGTCGGTGTTGCGCAGTATCTTTTGTATCGCTGTGCGGGAGCAAGTTGCGCGCCGGTAACCCAGATTGCGGCTCCAACAGGCACGAGCTACTTTGATGTGGGCCTTACTGGTAGCACGGTATATGGATACAAGGTAGTGGCGGTTGATGCGTCGGGAAATCATAGCGCAGATTCCGCGGTGGTGTACGCGACCACGTTTGCTCCGCCGGATCTCACGGCGCCGACGGTGACTTCTGCCGCAAGTCCGGCATCGGGCACAACGGCAGATTCATTTACGTTCTCCGCTACTGCAACTGATAATGTCGGTGTGCACATGATAACGATTTTTGTTGATGGCATCGCGGTTCAGCAGTGTCTTGCGGCGTCATGTGTATACAGCACGACGTTCGGCGCCGGAACGCACACATATTACGTAGAAGCAACAGATGCCGCGGGAAATATTGGGCGCGATCCGATGACGGGAACAGGCAATGTGAATGTTTTCGCGCCCGGAGAAGATGATGGTGACGGTATTCTAGAGGGAGACGATGAATGTTCGGGAACTGTTGAGGATGCGATTGCGCCGGAAGAAGGACGTTTTATGTGGTCCGGCGGTACGCACTTCAAAACAAAAGATCCGAAATCAAAACAGGTCGTTGATAGCGCATATACCATGACGGATACGCGCGGATGTTCGGCGACGCAAATTCTTTCTCGGAAACCCGGCAATAATTCCGGAGAGTTGAGAAACGGAGCCACAAAGGGTACGATGGATAATTTCATCAGACAGCGGCGACCGTCAGCGACAAGAACCGGCGGGATACCGATTGCGTACGCGGCATCAGAAAGTGACGGATGGTTCGGTACATCATTGTGGTCAACAATAAAGGAATTTTTTGGGATCGCGGGTGAGTAATGCGTTAGAATTGCAGGTACGCGGTGCGTTATCTATAAACACAAGACACAACCCTTCCATGGGGGTTGTGTCTTATCGCGGTTGATAAAAGAGCATTTTTCTGGTAACATATACGCATGATTGTTGACGAAGTAAAAATTCATATCCATGCCGGAAACGGAGGCGACGGCAAGGTTGCTTTTGATACGTCCAAAGGCGGGCGGGGAGTGACCGGTGGCAGCGGTGGCAGGGGAGGTGATGTATACGTTGAGGGCGTGTCAAATTTGAGCGCCTTAAAACAATTTCGGCACAAAAAAGATTTTGCGGCGGGGAATGGGGAGAACGGAAGGGCGAAGACGTTGGACGGCGCCAACGGTGTGGATCTTGTGCTGAAAGTTCCCACCGGAACGATTGTGCATAATCTGGACACCAAAAGCGACGTGGAAATTTTGCGCGTGGGGGAGAGGGTACGGGTGGCGCGTGGCGGACGGGGCGGCAAAGGCAATTTTCTTTTCAAAGGCCCGCGGAATACCAGCCCCACGCAGTTTGAAGAAGGGAGGCCGGGCGAATTGTTCGAGATGTTGCTGGAGCTGCGCCTCATCGCCGACGTGGGTCTCATCGGATTGCCGAACGCCGGAAAATCATCGCTGTTGAATGAGCTCACGAGTGCCGCGGCGCGCGTTGCGGACTATCCCTTTACAACGCTCGAGCCGAACCTCGGGGTGTTTTATGGTAAACACGGGCGTCTGATTCTCGCGGATATCCCGGGGCTTATTGAAGGTGCTTCCGCCGGTAAAGGGCTGGGGCATAAGTTTCTGCGGCATATTGAACGGACAAAAGCGTTGTTGCATTGCATTGCCGCTGACAACGCCGACATTCGGGGAACTTATGATACTGTACGCGCGGAACTCGTGGCGCACAGTCCCGGACTCGCGGAAAAAACTGAATACATCTGCCTCACAAAAACCGACCTTCTGGGCGACAAGGAACGCGCGGTGAAGATGAAAGAGCTCCGGAAGATGAGCAAGGGCGCGCTTGTAGTTTCTATTTATAACCCCGAGGAAATAGAGGAGCTTCGGAAATTTCTGGATGCTATGATAGACGAGCAAAATCAGGTAAGATAGTTTGTATGGAGTCAGCACGGGCACAGCATTACTTTTTCCTCG
This DNA window, taken from bacterium, encodes the following:
- a CDS encoding Ig-like domain-containing protein, whose amino-acid sequence is MNIKNIRNLFTTVALASSFVAGFVGIAGAQVASPVITEVATGCQHSLALTSGGTVFGWGRNDYGQVGDNTIVNRSTPTPISGLNGVIGIGAGCYHSVAVKSDGTVWEWGSMNGKRIPTQIPGITGVTAVAGGGGGGTAGGGYDYSIALKNDGTVWAWGSNIYGKLGDGTTLNRETPGQVLNLTGITKISAVALAEHSLALKNDGTVWAWGRNNRGEIGNGTGGTGQFQATPVQVSNITGVVDISSGFAHSSAVTGDGLVWQWGWNRRGEYGNGTGSDSNIPLQTPPGFNTGSRIAGGVAHTLILENDSDVWGSGENVSGQLGNGTFVNTLTPVQTVISGVAAIATGGNQFCGAACSWFGHSLAIKSDTTVWGWGYNANGQVGDGTLTNRNVPVQIFFVPLVDVTPPTAPTNVAASALSSAQINVTWGPSTDNVGVAQYLLYRCAGASCAPVTQIAAPTGTSYFDVGLTGSTVYGYKVVAVDASGNHSADSAVVYATTFAPPDLTAPTVTSAASPASGTTADSFTFSATATDNVGVHMITIFVDGIAVQQCLAASCVYSTTFGAGTHTYYVEATDAAGNIGRDPMTGTGNVNVFAPGEDDGDGILEGDDECSGTVEDAIAPEEGRFMWSGGTHFKTKDPKSKQVVDSAYTMTDTRGCSATQILSRKPGNNSGELRNGATKGTMDNFIRQRRPSATRTGGIPIAYAASESDGWFGTSLWSTIKEFFGIAGE
- the typA gene encoding translational GTPase TypA, whose amino-acid sequence is MKRENIRNIAIIAHVDHGKTTLVDAMLKQMHADRHIEDMGELIMDSMDQERERGITIKAKNASIMYGDIKINIIDTPGHADFGGEVERTLRMADGVLLLVDAKEGPMPQTRFVLKKALELGLKAIVVINKIDKPDARPTFAVNKTFDLFVELGASHEQLDFQIVYAIGIQGTATLDEHVPGKDLTPLFDTVVKYIPAPEVNLEGPLQMLVLALAYDDYKGKMAIGKIKSGKINENETVARIMHDGKVVKAKVTALLAFEGLKKVNVPDALAGDIVSIAGFDEVQIGETIASAETPVALPPIKVEEPTVKMTFGVNTSPFAGREGKYITSRNLRERLFKELETNVALRVEETAAPDQFLVSGRGELHLAVVIESMRREGYELQVSQPEVIVKEIEGKKMEPFERLVVEIPGDYQGVVIEEVGKRGGELKNVMNGEHEVELEYIIPTRGLIGIKSLLMTRTKGLIIMHSIFEAYKPMLGEMQRRLLGSIVSTDTGIVRAYAVENAQDRGTLFVGPGDEVYEGQVVGQNSREFDMELNPCKEKELSNMRSRGAGKLIPLTPPHRMSLEAGLEYISRDELVEATPKSIRLRKSVLKLINRQKVRRSSDN
- the obgE gene encoding GTPase ObgE, which produces MIVDEVKIHIHAGNGGDGKVAFDTSKGGRGVTGGSGGRGGDVYVEGVSNLSALKQFRHKKDFAAGNGENGRAKTLDGANGVDLVLKVPTGTIVHNLDTKSDVEILRVGERVRVARGGRGGKGNFLFKGPRNTSPTQFEEGRPGELFEMLLELRLIADVGLIGLPNAGKSSLLNELTSAAARVADYPFTTLEPNLGVFYGKHGRLILADIPGLIEGASAGKGLGHKFLRHIERTKALLHCIAADNADIRGTYDTVRAELVAHSPGLAEKTEYICLTKTDLLGDKERAVKMKELRKMSKGALVVSIYNPEEIEELRKFLDAMIDEQNQVR